ATTATAATAAATCAAACTAAAAGCCATTAGATAAAAATTATAAAAAAGAAAGAAGAAGATAAATGATTAAGTTAATAGCCGCAGATATGGATGGAACATTGATTGGGAAAAATCACGATATACCAAAAGAAAATATAGAAGCAATTAAGGCTGCACAAAAAAATGGAATTAAGTTTGCAATTGCTACGGGAAGAGCATATTGCGATGTAGAGCCGTTTATACATAAATATGACTTACAATGTGATTGTGTTGTATTAAATGGAGCAGAATATAGAGACATTAATGGACATATAGTTGAACATACTTATATTGAAAAAAAACGATCAATAGAAATTTTAGAGACAATGAAATGTAAAGATTTAGCTATAGAAATATATACAGATGACGGATTTTATACAACAAATACAAAAGAAGAAACTTTAGCAGGAATGATAAAAAGATCTCTTGCATTCAATCCAGAATTAAGAGATGAAGAAGAAATACTAAAATATGCTAAGAATAATCCACATTTTAAAAATATGAAATATATTACAGATATGAATGAATTTTTAAATAGAAACAATAATATAGCAAAGTTTGTATCTTTTTCTCAATCACAAGAAATTATAAATAAGGTTCGTAAAAAGATGGAAGTATTAGAAGGACTAGCTGTATCAGCAAGTTTTGGAACTAACATTGAAGTAAATCATATGGATGCTGAGAAGGGAAAAATTCTTGCAAAAGTAGCACAAAAATTGAACATAAAAAAGGATGAGGTAGTAGTGCTTGGAGATGGCTTAAATGATTATTCTATGTTTACAGAATTTGAAAATTCTTTTGCAATGGGGAATGCAGTTGATGAAATAAAAGAAGCAGCTAAATATATTACAGATACAAATGTGAATTTCGGAGTAGCTAAAGCAATACATCTCATATTAAATGGAGAATTATAATCTGATACTTTAGAGTGCCGCTTAATATTCTGTTATTAAAAATAAGGGGTATGCAAGTAGCAAACAAATAAGAATGCCTAGTGCTGATAGCACTAAGCATTCTTGAGGTTTAATTATTTTATTTTGTTTAGTTAATTTAAATAATGCACACTACAATTCTAGTATTACCACATACCATTATCATCATCAAAGATTGGTTGATTTAATAATAAATCTTCATAGTTGCATAAGTTATTATTAATAGCATCGTTTCTTAACACTAAATATAACTCAGCGTTTGTAGCATTTTCATAAGGCATAACAAAAAATACGCCTATTCCTAGAGCTATTGTTCCTAATAAATACCAACCAATAAATGATAAGTCTAATACAAACATATCAAATTTATGTCCTCTAGTCATTTCATTACTTAGAGAAATAGCTTTTAACACTCCAATGTTTGGGTTGTCTGCAAGAATATATGGCACCATTCTGTACGCATAGTACTTGATAATACCAGGGATGATTAAAAGTAAAGTCCAAAGGAAAATAAAAACTTTTGTTAATAACATTGTTTGTACTATTCCTGAGTAGTTTTCTCCATCAAAACCAAAACCAAAACAACTTTTATTATTTTTATATTGAGAGGATTGAATAAAATATCTTCTTCCACCTACCTCCAAACAATATCCAATAAGAATACGAAACGCTACTATTACTATAAATGGAATTAATGCAAACAGTATAGAATTCCAATCTATAAAATTGATATTATGGATATTTGAATAAACATAATCTCTTGAATGACCAGAGTAAGAATTACCACCACCCCAATTATTATTACCTCCTACCAAGGCAATGACTATACTAACCCCAAATGCACTCCAATAGATTTTTCTTAAAACCTCTTTAGCTCTATCTTTTAATTCTTTTCTAGACCACATATATATCCCCCGTTTAAATTATATATTTAATTGCTTTTTGCAAAACTTATAATGTGTAGTTATAAAACATTGCATAAAGTAATTACAATGATTATATTATATGGTATTAGATAACTCATATCAATCTGACAAAATACGCATATTTATCTTTGACGATTGATTTTATCTTCCAGGAACATAAAAGCTATCAATTGCTTTTAATTACTTATTTTTTCTCATGATTTCAACATTATGTGAATTTGTAATGATAATAGGGAAGTTTTTTCTTTTATTTTAAGAAAAGTGTTTGGGATGAATTCTGTGAATACATTTCAAGTAATAACATTCAATAATGTAATTATTTATGATATAATCAGGTGAAATTCCTAATTAACTACATTTAGGAAATAGTCTTTATTCATGTGAATCACTCTATGAAGTATGTGAAAAGTGTAATTGGAAGTTCATTTTTAGGTTTAGAGAAGGAATTATAAAACCCTATGGAATGAACTTCAAGAAATTAAAAAATTTAATGTCCTAAAATGCTAAAAATATATTTTCTTAGTTTTCTTAGAATTTAAAATGAAAAGTAAGCAGATTTTTAAGATATAAATAAATTTAATCTTTGATTCTATTTATATGTATATTTATGAATAATGATGAATAATCCTTATAGAATATATAGGAATACCTTAATTCAAATACATCAAGCATATATATAATTAGTATTATTTATAAGATAACAAGAGAAAATTATAGGACATGGAAAAAGGAGGAGAGAAATGAGTATAACTGAGATATCAGTAAAAAGACCAGCGGCCATGTGGATGGCAGTAATTTTATTCATTGGATTAGGAATTATGGGGTATAAAAGTATGGGGGCAGATTTAATGCCTTCTATGAATATTCCTGTTATATCTATAATGACAACATACAATGGTGCTAGTGCAGAAGATATAAAAAAAGACATTGTAAAACCTATTGAAGATGCAGTATCAGGAATAAGTGGTGTTGATATTCTTAATTCCAGCGCAGGAGAAGGATATGGAACAGTTACAATAACCTTTAAAATGAGCGCAAATATAAACACCGCATATTTAGATGTTCAGAAAGCGGTCGAAAATGCATCAGCAGCACTTCCTAAAGCTGCAAATAAGCCTACTTTATTTAAGATGGATATGAGTGCTATACCTATTTTGGCAGTTTCAATAAATGGAAATGCCAGTTATGATGAACTTTATAATCAATCAGATATTTTAAAACAAAGATTAGAAAAAATACCTGGAGTAGGAAGCATTTCCTTAATGGGTTCAGATAAAAAGCAATTGATGATAAAGATTGACAAAGCGGCTATGGAGTATTATGGAGTGAACATTGATGCTTTGACGGGAACCCTACAAGGAGCAAACGTCAATATACCAGGTGGAGTGATTAAACAGGACAACTTAGATGAATCTGTTAGAATTGTTGGTCAGTTTAGCACCATTGACGCTGCAAGAAATCTTTTAATACCTGCTAGCAATGGTATAACAATTCGTCTTGGTGATATTGCTAAGATTGATTTGGAAGTTCCAGATGCCACCACATTAACAAGATTTAGTGGTGAAAAGACTATGGCAATGATAATTGGAAAACAAAGTGATGCAAATGTCGTAGAAGTTGCTAATTCTGTAAAAAAAGAATTAGAAGATATTAAAAAAACACTTCCAAATGGGACAGATGTTAATATTCTAATGGATACAACCACGTTTATTACTTCATCCCTTACTGAAATAAAGCATAACCTTGTAGAAGGAATTATAATAACTGCAATTGTACTTTATTTATTCTTCCGTAGTTTCCGTTCTTCTTTAGTTGTTTTAGTTGCGATTCCAACATCACTGGTTGCTACATTTTTCATGATGTATCAAATGCATTTTACCTTGAACATGCTGTCCTTAATGGGTTTATCTCTAGTTGTAGGTACACTGGTGGATGATTCTATCGTTGTTATAGAAAATATACAGCGGCATATGGATATGGGAAAAAATCCTATACAAGCAGCCATTGAAGGGCGTAAAGAAGTAGGAATGGCAGCAGTAGCCATCACATTATGTGATATTGTTGTATTTGCTCCTATTTCATTTGTAGATGGTATGATAGGTCAGATGTTTAGAGAGTTTGGTTTGACAATCGTTGCAGCTACACTGTTCTCTCTAATTGTATCTTTTACAATTACACCAATGCTTTCTTCAAGGTTATTAAAAGATGAAAGTATTAAAGAGAATAAAATGAAAAAAGTAAGAAATAACTTTTTCACAAGAATTAGTTCCAAAACAGACGGTTCTTTTGAAAAATTTATAGAAGTATATAGAAAATCTCTAATATGGTCTTTAGATAACAGGGAAAAAGTTTTAGCCATAGTTGTCGCTGGGATTGTGCTTAGTGTAGCGCTTATTCCAATGGGATTAATAAAATCAGAATTTATACCTGTGGCAGACCAAAGTAGTTTCACCATTAATATGAAGCTTACTCCAGGATCTACCTTAAAACAAACAGATGAAAAAGTTATGGAGATAGAAAAATATTTACAAGAAACAAAAGAAGTAAAAAATTATTTTTCAATGATTGGACAAAATGGGGAACAAAGCACAGATAAAGCTACTGCGCAAATTTACGTTAACTTAGTACCTAAGGGTGAACGTAAAATAAGTCAAAGTGAACTTACACGTCAGGTTCGTGCTTTTGGGACAAAGATGTCGGGAGTAGATTTCAATGTATCAGAGTCAAATTCATCTGGAGGTAGTAGTAAACCGGTATCAATTAAGATAAAAGGAGACGATTCAGATACTATAAAAGAACTATCAAATGAAGTTGAAAAGTTAATAAATACAATCCCAGGAGTCATTGATATAAGTAACTCTTCAAGTGCAAGAAGTAGCGAACTTAGGGTCAATATAGACAGTCTTGCAGCTACTCAGTACAATCTTTCTACTGCAAATGTAGGCAGTGTTGTTAGAATGGCATTATCAGGAACGAATGTGGGAGTATATAGATCAAATAATGAAGAAAATGATATAACTCTTAAGTTTGAAAATGGACAAATAAAGAGTGCAGAAGACCTTAAGTCCTTGAAAATCACAAATTCATTAGGAGAGCAAATTCCTCTAAGTCAAGTTGCGTCAATTCAAAAAATAGATAGTAATCCTTCTATATCTAGAGAAGATAAACAAGATATGGTAACTGTAGAAGCCAACTTGCAAGGAAGAGTTCTTGGAGAAGTTACCAATGATATTAATACTAAACTAAAATCCCTTTCAATTCCTAATGGATATAGTATAAACTTCGGCGGAAATCAAAAGCAGATGGCAGAGAGCTTTTCGTCTCTTGGATTAGCTTTAATTGCATCTTTAGCCTTGGTTTATATGATTTTAGTAGTACTTTATGAATCATTCTTAACTCCATTTATAAGAATGATGGCACTGCCTTGTGCAATCATAGGAGCATTTGTTTTATTAGCATTAACTGGACAAACTTTAAACATGATGTCAATGATTGGATTGATTATGTTGGAAGGTCTAGCATCTAAAAATGGTACATTACTTATAGATTATACAAATACTCTTATGAAGAGAGGCCATAATTTAAGGGACGCTCTTATAGAATCTGGTGTCACTAGATTAAGACCAATAATAATGACTAGTGCAACAATGATTGTTTCTATGCTGCCTGTTGCCTTATCTATTGGTGAAGGAACTGAAATGAAAAAGAGTATGGCTATAGTAATCATTGGAGGTATGATCGCGTCAACCGCACTTTCACCAATTATATTACCAGTTATTTATACATTAATGGATGATTTAAAAAGAGTTGTCTCTTTTAAAAAGAAAAAAGTTCAAAGTCTAGAGGGGGGTACCACAAATGAAGTTTAAGATTTCAAAGAAAAAACTTGTTATAGCAGGTATAATTTTAGCAGTTGTTGTAGTGGGTAGTATTTCTATCTTTAGTAAAAGCAAAACGGTAGAAGTAGAGCAAGATGTTAAAAATGTAAAAACACAAAAAGTTACAACGGGAACAATTTCAACAAATATTGAATATGCAAGTAACCTAAAACCTGAAAAAGAAGTAATAGTTTTACCTAAAGCAGGAGGAAAAGTTGCAACTGTAGATGTAAATGTTGGAGATAAGGTTAGTATAGGTCAAAAATTATTTACATTGGAAACAACAGATTATACAGCACAATTAGAACAGGCGCAAGCAGGATTGAGTGCAGCTGTTGCTAACCTAGAAAGAACAAGTGACTCAGGGTTTGCACAACAATTATTGCAAGCAGAACAGATGTTAGGAAAATTACAAATTCAATATAACACTGTAAAAGAAAGTTATAACAGAACACAAACTTTATATTCAGCAGAAGCAGTATCTAAAAAGGAATTAGATGATGCAAAAGCACAGTATGATGCTATAACTATAGACTTAAAAAATGCTGAAGATAATTTAAATCTGCTAAAGAGTAAATCAGGACCTCAAGCTACAAAGGCTGCAGAAGCTGCAGTGGAACAAGCACAGGCAGGAGTTAATGCGGTACAAAATCAAATAGATAATGCTACTATTACTGCACCAATAGCTGGGGTTGTGTCAGAAAAAGCTGTAGAAGTGGGACAATTTGCTAGTGGACAAGCAGGTTCAGTTACTGTTATAGATTATAGCAATTTAAAAGCAGAAATAAATGTTCCTGATAAAATGCTTGCACAGATTGAAGTAGGGCAATCTGTACAAGTTGATATAAATGCATTACCAGATAAAAAAATAGTCGGGGTAATAGATAATATCAGTCCAAATACAAGTTCTAAAAACAATTTTTATGTTGTCAAAGTTAAAATTGATAATTCAAATGACGAAATAAAATCAGGTATGTTTGCAAAAATATCTCTGTCAGCGGAAAATAAAAGCGACATCTTAATGGTGCCAAATGAAACAATTAAAATGGAGAATGGTGTAAATTATCTTTATACAGTTGATAATGGTCAGGTTAAAAAAATATCTGTTGAAACTGGAATTTCAAATGAGAAATTCACAGAAATAACAAGTAGTATAGAAGAAGGCTTAGATGTTATAACCGAAGGACAAAATTTATTAAGTGATGGAGAAAAAGTAAATTTGGTAGAATAAGTATTGTGTCTTAGATAGTTATTCAAATAAAAAATGCGTTGGCTTTTATAAGAAATAGCCAACGCATTTTTATACTGTATTTTTTTGTGGAAAAATAAGGCAACATGTATTATAATTATAAGTGGGATTATTTTCAAGATTATTTAGTTAACAAACTAATTACAAGAGAAAGCGCTTGCCAATAGGAAACTTCGAGTTTTAAGACTTAGTTGGCAAACCGTTCAATTTGTTATAACATATAGAATACATATATATATTATATATTATTAATGAGGTGATTATAATAATGGAGTTTGAAGAAAAAACTTCAGGAATGAAGTATAGAAAAGACAAAAAGGGAAATAAGTTATCTATATTAGGATATGGTTGTATGCGTTTTACTAAAAAGGGAAATAGCATTGATATTGATAAGGCAGAAAAAGAAGTTATGGAAGCAATAAATAATGGGGTCAATTATTTTGACACCGCTTACGTCTATCCAGGCAGTGAGGCAACATTTGGTGAAATTCTAAAAAGAAATAATTGTAGGGATCGAATATATATTGCGACAAAGCTTCCCCATTACATGGTTAAGTCAAAAAAGGATTTAGAGAAGTATTTTAAGGAACAATTAAGAAGACTTCAGACAGATCATATTGATTATTATCTTATGCATATGCTTACTGATGTGAAGACATGGGACCGCTTAAAAGCCTTAGGTGCTGATGAATGGTTAAAGGAAAAAGTTGAAAACGGACAAATTCGTAATGTTGGATTTTCTTATCATGGAAATACAGATACTTTTATTCAATTGTTAGATGCGTATGAGTGGGACTTTTGTCAGATTCAATATAATTATTTAGATGAACATAGTCAGGCAGGAAGAAGGGGACTTGAAGCCGCGAATAAAAAAGGACTTCCTGTAATTATAATGGAGCCATTAAGAGGTGGAAGACTAGTTAATTTATTACCGGAGAAGGCTAAGAACATAATAAAGGAGAATTCAAGGAAGCGTACTGCTGCAGAGTGGGCATTCCGTTGGCTTTGGAACCAACCTGAAGTTACGTGTATACTGTCTGGAATGAATTCTCTTGAAATGGTTCAGGAAAATATAAAAGTTGCAAAGGATGTAACAGCAGGTGAATTTACAGAAGAGGATTTCGAATTAATAGAAAAAGTTAAGAATGAAATCAAGAGAA
The DNA window shown above is from Clostridium beijerinckii and carries:
- a CDS encoding Cof-type HAD-IIB family hydrolase — translated: MIKLIAADMDGTLIGKNHDIPKENIEAIKAAQKNGIKFAIATGRAYCDVEPFIHKYDLQCDCVVLNGAEYRDINGHIVEHTYIEKKRSIEILETMKCKDLAIEIYTDDGFYTTNTKEETLAGMIKRSLAFNPELRDEEEILKYAKNNPHFKNMKYITDMNEFLNRNNNIAKFVSFSQSQEIINKVRKKMEVLEGLAVSASFGTNIEVNHMDAEKGKILAKVAQKLNIKKDEVVVLGDGLNDYSMFTEFENSFAMGNAVDEIKEAAKYITDTNVNFGVAKAIHLILNGEL
- a CDS encoding AcrB/AcrD/AcrF family protein; protein product: MSITEISVKRPAAMWMAVILFIGLGIMGYKSMGADLMPSMNIPVISIMTTYNGASAEDIKKDIVKPIEDAVSGISGVDILNSSAGEGYGTVTITFKMSANINTAYLDVQKAVENASAALPKAANKPTLFKMDMSAIPILAVSINGNASYDELYNQSDILKQRLEKIPGVGSISLMGSDKKQLMIKIDKAAMEYYGVNIDALTGTLQGANVNIPGGVIKQDNLDESVRIVGQFSTIDAARNLLIPASNGITIRLGDIAKIDLEVPDATTLTRFSGEKTMAMIIGKQSDANVVEVANSVKKELEDIKKTLPNGTDVNILMDTTTFITSSLTEIKHNLVEGIIITAIVLYLFFRSFRSSLVVLVAIPTSLVATFFMMYQMHFTLNMLSLMGLSLVVGTLVDDSIVVIENIQRHMDMGKNPIQAAIEGRKEVGMAAVAITLCDIVVFAPISFVDGMIGQMFREFGLTIVAATLFSLIVSFTITPMLSSRLLKDESIKENKMKKVRNNFFTRISSKTDGSFEKFIEVYRKSLIWSLDNREKVLAIVVAGIVLSVALIPMGLIKSEFIPVADQSSFTINMKLTPGSTLKQTDEKVMEIEKYLQETKEVKNYFSMIGQNGEQSTDKATAQIYVNLVPKGERKISQSELTRQVRAFGTKMSGVDFNVSESNSSGGSSKPVSIKIKGDDSDTIKELSNEVEKLINTIPGVIDISNSSSARSSELRVNIDSLAATQYNLSTANVGSVVRMALSGTNVGVYRSNNEENDITLKFENGQIKSAEDLKSLKITNSLGEQIPLSQVASIQKIDSNPSISREDKQDMVTVEANLQGRVLGEVTNDINTKLKSLSIPNGYSINFGGNQKQMAESFSSLGLALIASLALVYMILVVLYESFLTPFIRMMALPCAIIGAFVLLALTGQTLNMMSMIGLIMLEGLASKNGTLLIDYTNTLMKRGHNLRDALIESGVTRLRPIIMTSATMIVSMLPVALSIGEGTEMKKSMAIVIIGGMIASTALSPIILPVIYTLMDDLKRVVSFKKKKVQSLEGGTTNEV
- a CDS encoding efflux RND transporter periplasmic adaptor subunit; the protein is MKFKISKKKLVIAGIILAVVVVGSISIFSKSKTVEVEQDVKNVKTQKVTTGTISTNIEYASNLKPEKEVIVLPKAGGKVATVDVNVGDKVSIGQKLFTLETTDYTAQLEQAQAGLSAAVANLERTSDSGFAQQLLQAEQMLGKLQIQYNTVKESYNRTQTLYSAEAVSKKELDDAKAQYDAITIDLKNAEDNLNLLKSKSGPQATKAAEAAVEQAQAGVNAVQNQIDNATITAPIAGVVSEKAVEVGQFASGQAGSVTVIDYSNLKAEINVPDKMLAQIEVGQSVQVDINALPDKKIVGVIDNISPNTSSKNNFYVVKVKIDNSNDEIKSGMFAKISLSAENKSDILMVPNETIKMENGVNYLYTVDNGQVKKISVETGISNEKFTEITSSIEEGLDVITEGQNLLSDGEKVNLVE
- a CDS encoding aldo/keto reductase, which translates into the protein MEFEEKTSGMKYRKDKKGNKLSILGYGCMRFTKKGNSIDIDKAEKEVMEAINNGVNYFDTAYVYPGSEATFGEILKRNNCRDRIYIATKLPHYMVKSKKDLEKYFKEQLRRLQTDHIDYYLMHMLTDVKTWDRLKALGADEWLKEKVENGQIRNVGFSYHGNTDTFIQLLDAYEWDFCQIQYNYLDEHSQAGRRGLEAANKKGLPVIIMEPLRGGRLVNLLPEKAKNIIKENSRKRTAAEWAFRWLWNQPEVTCILSGMNSLEMVQENIKVAKDVTAGEFTEEDFELIEKVKNEIKRNIKVGCTGCAYCMPCPKGVDIPGTFHSYNMMYAENKKYGRRDYLMCTALRKNPSSAAQCVECGKCEKHCPQHIEIRKELKNARRELETPIYKIAKTMVKLFKLY